One region of Synergistota bacterium genomic DNA includes:
- a CDS encoding PBP1A family penicillin-binding protein — protein MKKRERKKEKKQREETFFPRNLFNIKTIVIAILITAGISLGAIAGILLFWYKSLPDVSLLGKYEPNLTTHIYDIKGRVIANLFEENRIWVSLNKIPKHLIYAVLASEDSDFYYHEGINLRGIVRALWTNIKSRKIVEGGSTITQQLAKNLFLTPSRTLERKVKEIMLAFKIEQTYDKDRILELYLNEIYLGHGAYGVQAGAKTYFSKNVWELSLPECAFLAAVIKAPALYSPYRNLDRALSRTRYVIRRMESLGYISREEAEKALQETIVFSSPQEARNWKAPYFVSFILKELLEKYGAHQVYRGGLKVYTTLDLDLQRYAEEALSKAPAEGAIIAIDPKTGFIKAMVGGKDFRKSQFNRAVQARRQPGSAFKAILYTAALDNNFTESTLVEDSPIEFPNGWKPSNYDEKFHGWVTIREAFEHSYNVVAVKVGQQIGPKMIIEYARKMGIESPLPNDLSISLGSAGVSPIEMATAYACIANGGYRIKPIAILEVRDKDEKLLEKNMPSLEKVIRDETAYLMIDMMKHVVIRGTGVRAKLNRPCAGKTGTTNNFTDAWFIGFTPDLVAAVYVGHDDCSPLGKNEPTGGRIAAPIWKDFMEKALKDTPISDFSIPNGITFIKVCAQSGKLPSNSCYNIIEHAFIKGTEPIETCDIHGTSTNSSQINTPSYPSTQIESTFSESSSKENKKNKKAEDDEIERKFQELLKKYGIKN, from the coding sequence ATGAAAAAGAGAGAAAGAAAAAAAGAAAAAAAACAAAGAGAAGAAACTTTTTTCCCAAGGAATCTTTTTAACATAAAAACGATAGTCATTGCTATCCTTATTACGGCCGGAATAAGCCTGGGAGCAATTGCGGGAATTCTACTATTCTGGTACAAGAGTCTACCTGATGTTTCACTTCTAGGAAAATACGAACCCAATCTTACAACCCATATATACGATATTAAAGGCAGAGTAATCGCTAACCTTTTTGAAGAAAACAGGATATGGGTCTCTTTAAATAAGATTCCAAAACATTTAATCTATGCTGTTTTGGCATCAGAAGATAGCGATTTTTACTACCACGAAGGAATAAACCTTAGAGGAATCGTAAGAGCATTATGGACTAACATTAAAAGTAGAAAGATAGTCGAAGGGGGAAGTACAATAACCCAACAGTTAGCTAAAAATCTGTTTTTAACACCAAGCAGAACATTAGAAAGAAAAGTAAAAGAGATAATGCTAGCATTTAAGATAGAGCAAACCTATGATAAAGATAGAATATTAGAGCTTTATTTGAATGAAATATATTTGGGTCATGGAGCTTATGGAGTTCAAGCAGGAGCAAAAACCTATTTCTCCAAGAACGTTTGGGAACTTTCCCTTCCAGAATGTGCTTTCCTTGCTGCTGTTATCAAAGCTCCGGCTCTTTACTCCCCTTATAGAAATTTAGATAGAGCTTTATCAAGAACAAGATATGTAATAAGAAGAATGGAAAGTTTGGGTTACATATCTCGAGAGGAGGCAGAAAAAGCTCTTCAAGAAACGATAGTTTTTTCGAGCCCTCAAGAAGCAAGGAATTGGAAAGCACCTTATTTTGTGAGTTTTATTCTTAAAGAACTTTTAGAAAAATATGGAGCTCATCAAGTATATCGAGGAGGTCTTAAAGTTTATACCACTTTAGATCTTGATCTTCAAAGATACGCCGAAGAAGCTTTAAGCAAAGCTCCTGCAGAAGGAGCTATTATCGCTATAGATCCTAAGACAGGATTTATAAAAGCCATGGTTGGTGGCAAGGATTTCAGAAAAAGCCAATTTAATAGAGCAGTACAAGCACGCAGACAGCCGGGTTCAGCTTTCAAAGCTATATTATACACAGCAGCTTTAGATAACAATTTTACAGAAAGTACGCTTGTGGAAGATTCTCCCATAGAATTTCCTAATGGCTGGAAACCTTCCAATTATGATGAAAAATTTCACGGCTGGGTCACTATAAGAGAAGCTTTTGAACATTCTTACAACGTAGTAGCAGTCAAAGTAGGTCAACAAATAGGACCTAAAATGATAATAGAATATGCTAGAAAAATGGGAATAGAAAGTCCGCTACCCAATGATCTTTCTATATCTTTAGGTTCCGCAGGGGTTAGCCCTATCGAAATGGCAACTGCTTATGCTTGCATTGCAAACGGTGGATACAGAATTAAACCTATTGCAATACTTGAAGTAAGAGACAAAGATGAAAAACTCCTTGAGAAAAACATGCCAAGCCTTGAAAAAGTTATAAGAGACGAGACGGCCTATCTTATGATAGATATGATGAAACATGTTGTAATAAGAGGAACAGGAGTGAGAGCAAAATTAAATAGACCATGTGCAGGTAAAACAGGGACTACCAATAATTTCACAGACGCATGGTTTATTGGCTTTACGCCTGATCTTGTTGCTGCAGTCTATGTCGGACATGATGATTGCTCTCCTCTCGGGAAAAACGAACCAACAGGAGGAAGAATTGCAGCTCCAATATGGAAAGATTTCATGGAAAAGGCTCTTAAAGATACACCCATCAGTGACTTCAGCATACCAAATGGTATAACCTTTATCAAAGTATGTGCTCAATCAGGAAAGCTCCCGTCAAACTCCTGTTATAACATTATAGAGCATGCCTTTATAAAAGGAACCGAACCGATTGAAACCTGCGACATTCACGGCACCTCAACAAATTCGTCTCAAATAAATACTCCCTCTTATCCATCGACTCAGATAGAATCTACTTTCTCAGAAAGTTCCTCTAAAGAAAACAAAAAGAATAAAAAAGCAGAGGACGACGAAATAGAGAGAAAGTTTCAAGAACTTCTTAAAAAATACGGTATTAAAAACTAG